The window GGTCATGAACGGCTTCTCAGGGGTGGGGAGGTAGCCGTTGCGGGTGCAGAGCGCCGTGTGCGCGGGGTGGTCCGGTGGGGTGAGGGGGAAGCTGGTCTCGAAGAGGCGGTGGCGGTACATGCGCAGCCCGAACATCGGACCGCACAGCGTGGTGGGGTTTCGCATTTCGGGGCGGGCGGCTTCGACGTTCTCGATGACGTAGGGCCGGCCGACGGTGCACATGGCGTCGCGGGTGGGGGCGATGAGGTCGGGATACGTCTTGTGGTTGTAGGCGTTGAGCGGGCTGTACTTCTGGCAGGGCGGTGAGCCGTGGACGATGTCGTATTCGTGGCCGTGGGCGAGGAGGTACTCGATGGCGTCGCCGTGGATGAACGTGAAGGGGTACTCGGTGGCGCAGTCGGCGTCGAGGTCGACGCCGACGACGTCGAAGCCGGCCTGGTGATAGCCCATGGCCATGCCACCGCGGTGGCAGAACAGGTCGAGTAAGCGGGGACGGGTGCTCGGCTCTCGCCGGATGATGGTGGGTTGGGTCATGCTGGAGGACCTCCACAGGTCTGGTTGGACGTGGGGAAGGGGGAGTGGTCGCGGTCTTTTGCCGAGAGGCGGCCGCTCCCGCCCTCACCAGGTGGGTGAGGGCATCCCGGTGCCGCGCTTGGGCGGGCGGGATTGTCAGTGGTGCCCGATACGTTGATCAGGACAGTTCCGCCGCCCAAGTGGGCGCGGTGGCCGGTGACGTGGGGAGCCTGATGGTTGCTTGGTTGATGTATCTGGGTGATGGCCCCAAGCGCGTGGGGGGCGGGTATGACGACAACCCGTCCACGCACTACAGCTGGGACAGCAAGGTGCCCAACCACGCCTATGTGCGGGTCGGGGACACGATCGTGCTGTGGGACGGGGACACCCTGCTGGGCTTGTCCGTGATCGAGGACATCGCGACCGGTACCGGGACCAAGGACTGCAGCTCGTGTCCGTCCTGCGGGAAGGCGGATATCGCCGCGCGTAAGACGATGACGCCGAAGTACCGCTGTTGGACCAAGACGTGCAAGGCGGAGTTCGACAGCCCGACGGTGGAGACGGTCTCGGTAGTCACCTACCGTGCCCGCTACGAAGCCGGCTGGATCGACCTGCGCGGCCACGTCGACGGGAAGGAACTGCGCGACCTGTGCGAGGAGACCACCTCGCAGAACGCGTTGCGGCGCCTGCGTTGGGACGACTTCCGTACCCGTGTGGAGACCGGCAAGAACGCCACCCCCCTCGACATCATCGACAAGACCCGCAAGGTCATCGCCGGCGGGCACACGACCCGGACGGTCAGGGCCCGCAACGGCCAGGCCGCCTTCCGCTCCACCCTGCTCGAGGACTTCGGCGAGGTGTGCGCTTTCACCGGTCCCATGCCCGCCGTGGTGCTGGAGGCGGCGCACCTCTACAGCTACGCCGCGAACGGCAAGCACCACACCTTCGGCGGCTTGCTGCTGCGACGCGACGTCCACCGGCTTTTCGACCTGGGGCAGATCGCGATCGACCCCAGCACGCTCACCCTCGACGTCACGGCCGGCACTCGGAAGTATCCGGACTACGGCAAGTTGCATGGCCAAGCGCTGACCGTGCCCGTCACCAAGGCTCACAAGAAGTGGATCGCCGAGCACTGGGACATGCACCGCACCACGAATACCATCCCCGGCCAGAGCACCAAGCCCCCTGCCGCGGCGGTCATGGGCTTGGCCCCCTAGCGGGAACTCGCGAGCGGCCGGGCGATTGGCGACGGTTGGGGGCCGGGCGGCTACGAAGCCTTCGGCCCCTTGGGGCGGGTCGGCGTGCGCGTGGTCGCGGTGGACGGTCGACTACCGCCGTCGGGGTTCCAGCGGCCCGGGCCCGACCCGCACGGCATCGCAGGACCGCTGCTGGTGGGCTTGTTGGCCTTTCCCCGGCTGTCGCTCATCTCGGCCTTCCTGATCGGTTGGGGTGCGATGTGGGAGGGCGCTGTTCCTTGGGGTGGTCAGCCGTGGAAGTGGTTGCGCTTGATGACGGCCTTGCGGATGTTCACCGTCGTGGACCCCTGCTTGCGGCCGGCGGTGAGGACCTGGAGGGCGATCCAGCCGCCGAAGATGACGGCGGCCAGGATGATGAGCTGCTGGACCAGTGCGGCGAGTGCGGCGATGAACGTGGTCAGCAGAACGAGCCCGCCGCAGACGGCGCCGAACCCGATCCCTCCGAGCGCGATGTTCACTGCGGTGCGGGAGACAAGCGGCTTGGCGACGACCGGTTCGGGCTGGCCCGGGTCGATGGCGTAGCCGGTGATGACCCGCCCGTCCGGCAGCACGATTGACGTCACCGCAGGAAGCGTTCCGGGCTGTACGGGCACGACCGGGGCGGCCGGGTAGGAGGTGATGGGGGTGGGCTGGTGGATGGTCACGGCCTGCTGGACGGGCCGGTGGGTGGTGTTCTCGGGGAACATGCGGAATCCCTTCCTTTGCTGGGTCAGGGAGGCGGAAGTACCCCCAGCGGGACGCGTTGTGAGGGGGTGTGGGGGTGTTGAGCTGGGGCGACTCCCTGCCTCCCTGAACATCATTTGCGCAGGTCAGGTCCAGGGAGGCGGGTCAGGGAGGCGTTCAGGGAGTTCTCCCTGCCTCCCTGACCCGCGCGGGGTGCGCTCCCTGTGATTAGGAAGCAGAAGCGGAACCGTCGGTGTTCCGGTTCGCGAGGGCGCGGGCGATGCGCTCCCGGCCCACGACCATCCGGCCGTCCGACTTGTACGGCTCAGCCGCGGTGCCGTCGAGAACGCGCTTGAGGTCGGCGTGCGTCCAGGCGCCGTAGCTGTCCTCGGACAGCACCGCGAGGCGCTGCAGCACGTCCTGCGTCAGGGCGCGCTTCGTGTCACCGACGACGGTCGCGATGTCCGCGAGCGGGTCACGCACCTCGCCCTGCTCGATGACGTGGAGGGTGGTGACGCCGTCGCGCATCGCCTTGGCGCGGGCGGTGATGAGGGCGGCGGTGTCGGTGTCGATGTAGTGCGTGCGGACCGTGATGGATGCCTGGCCGGCCGCGATCTCGATGCCGTCCGACGCGACCACGAGCGTGCCCTTGTCCAGTCCGGGGCGCAGGAGGTTCGGGGCGGCCCCGCCGTCGACGGCCTTGTCACCCAGGGCCATGCGGGCCTGCGACTCGGTGCCGAGTGCGAGGGATGCGCGGGTGTGGGCGCCCTCGCGGACCAGCTTGGGAAGGTTCTGGTCCGTGGGGTCCTGCGTGCCCTGCCACAGGGTCACGTTGACTGCCCGGCCCTGGTTGTGAATCTTCCTCGCGGCCATGAAGTAGCGGGAGGTGGCCTTGGACCCGCCGTACGGGCGCTTCTCATCGTCGACGACCGGGCACATGAACGCCACCTGCGCCTCATCGACCAGCAGCACCAGCGGCGGAAACACGGTCCCGGGCGGGGCCAGCAAGCGGCGCTCCATCTCGCTCACCCCGCCTTCCAGCATCTCGGTTGCCTGGATGACGTGATCGTCGGTCGGACCCTGAATGAGCACACTGGCCAGGCCATCGAACATGGCCCAGTCCCCGGCGCCCTTGAGGTCGGCAAGGCGGAACTCGACTGTCTTGTCGAGCGCGAGCCACAGGGCGAGCGCGCGGAGTGCTGCGGTCTTGCCCTGGTTGGACAGGCCGGTGATGAGGAGGTGGCGCTGGTAGAGGCTCAGGGCTGCGGCGTCGCCGCGCAGGTCCTGGCCCCACGGCGCCTTGCCGGTCTTGTAATTCGCGGCCAGGTCCTGGTCCGTGGTCAGCGGGGACGGGCCGATCGGCTCGTCCAGCGCCCCGGAGTCCGCGACCCAGAGCCGGACCGTGCGGGCGGCCTGCGGGATGGTGATGAACACTTCGTGCTCATGCCGCGACAGGTTCTCAGCGAGCTTGCGCCGCCGGTTCTGCACCTCGTTCGTGGAGACACCAGACGGGAGGGTGACGTCGACTTCGACGCCGCATCCGGCGATCCGAATCGGGCCCAGCATCGACGCGCCGGCGTCGCCCATCTCCTTGATGGCGGTCCGCAAGGGCGCGATACCGAGGTTCCGCAGGGCGAGAACCACGATGGACGGGGTGATCGGCTCACCCTCACCGGACCGGACGTTGGCGGGGAGTGCCCATTGGGGTGCTGCCTGCTGGTTCTTGCCGACGGCCCACAGCCCGAGCAGGGCCGCCCACGGGCCGATCGTGACCAGGGGGCCCCAGGTCACGGTGATGATGAAGACGATCCAGCGGACCAGCTCCACCACGGCCATGGTGGGGGCGTAGATGTCGGTCCAGTCTTTGTTGGCGACGGCGAGCATGATGCCGAGCAGTAAGAGACCACCCGCCCCGATCCCGGCGCCGGCCGCGATGCCCTTGGCCGCGTCCATCGGCGCGGTGAGCAGGTCCATCCGCCGGCGGTGGCGTTCCTGGCGGAAGCGCTGGCCACGCTCCTCCCACTCGGCGGCGGCCTCCATGTTCCCCGCGGCTTCCGCAGCGCGCAGGAGACGTTCGTACCGGGAGGCGGTACGGCCCTCCCACGTCCGGCGCGCCACAATCCGTGTCCCGCCCAGGACGTAGAGGCCGTGACGGGCGGTTGCCCGGCAGGCGGTTTTGGTGCTCTTGTGGGTGGCGGCCGTGCGGATTCCGCGTGCGGAGCGGACCCACAGGGGCACAGACGGCTTTTCAGCGGTGGGCGCTGCTACAGCAGCCGTCTCGACCGCCGGGGACGGCACGGGGGCGGGGGTGGTGTCCTCGAAGACGGGAACGACGTTGTCGCTCATGACGGAACGACTCCTGACTGCCCCAACCGTAGGGGCGCGAGGAAGGCGGAAGGTGCGGGGTGGGATCAGGCTGCGGCAGCGGGGACGAGGCGGCCGGCGAGGTGTTCCGCGCCGTATGCCTCTTTCTCGTCGGCCTCGAAAAGGCGGTCGAGTTCGCGGCTCTGGCGGCGCGACAGACGTTCGACACCCAGGTCGTGCCGGAGACCGGCGATGAGGCGTTCGCGGACGCCCTTGCGGCTGGTCTGCATCGCGTGGACCAGCTCGTGCACGAGCGTGAGCGCGAACGTGGCCTCGTTGGGGTGCTGGTCGACGTTGACGACGATCAACACCCCGCCGTCGTTGAGCGGGACGGCGCGGGCGGCGGTCTCGCGGGCCAGCTTCTTCGCGGCCCGCAGGGAGCGGGACTGGGTGCGCTTGTCGGTGCACCCGGCCGTTTCCCACTCGGCGGCCGTGCTGACCTCGGCAAAGTTCCGTTCCGAGGTGAGCACCACTCGCAGGTCGGGCATGCGGCCGGCCACGGACCGGTCCACGACCCGGACGGCCTCTTCGGTCAGGCGCTTGGCGGTGCGCAGGGTGGAGCGGTAGCCGAAGAGCTTGTGTGTGCTGATGTCCAGCTTCACCGTGTCACTCCGTCTCGTTGCCGCGGCTCGGGCGGCTGCTGAAAAGGTTGGAGCAGGGCACGCACATGCCGAGCGAGCGCGGGATGCAGTACCCGGCATCGGTCCGGCACTCGGGGCAGGTCCGGCGAGCCCGCATGGCCGCTTCGAGAGCGGCCATGCGGGCGGGCGTCATCGGCCGTACGGGCTTGGCCCGGTCGATCCGGTAGAGGTAGGCGATCAGCGGGCCCCGACGGCGGCGGGGCCGCTCCAGCTGGGCGGCCACGTCCTGCCCGCCGGGCCGCAGCCCGAGGGCTCGGAGTTGGCGGCGGGTGGCGTAGCCGTCTGGGGCCAGGCGCCACCGGTAGACGGGGAGCGCGCCCATTACGCGGCCACCACGCGCTTCCATGCGGCCCGCAGCCGGACCTCGGATGCGGAGTGCCCGGCG is drawn from Streptomyces sp. NBC_00178 and contains these coding sequences:
- a CDS encoding DNA cytosine methyltransferase — its product is MTQPTIIRREPSTRPRLLDLFCHRGGMAMGYHQAGFDVVGVDLDADCATEYPFTFIHGDAIEYLLAHGHEYDIVHGSPPCQKYSPLNAYNHKTYPDLIAPTRDAMCTVGRPYVIENVEAARPEMRNPTTLCGPMFGLRMYRHRLFETSFPLTPPDHPAHTALCTRNGYLPTPEKPFMTITGGRHSRAWQRAAAETMGTPWITTIRGVCEAIPPAYAQWIGGQFLTQDRMAAA
- a CDS encoding HNH endonuclease translates to MVAWLMYLGDGPKRVGGGYDDNPSTHYSWDSKVPNHAYVRVGDTIVLWDGDTLLGLSVIEDIATGTGTKDCSSCPSCGKADIAARKTMTPKYRCWTKTCKAEFDSPTVETVSVVTYRARYEAGWIDLRGHVDGKELRDLCEETTSQNALRRLRWDDFRTRVETGKNATPLDIIDKTRKVIAGGHTTRTVRARNGQAAFRSTLLEDFGEVCAFTGPMPAVVLEAAHLYSYAANGKHHTFGGLLLRRDVHRLFDLGQIAIDPSTLTLDVTAGTRKYPDYGKLHGQALTVPVTKAHKKWIAEHWDMHRTTNTIPGQSTKPPAAAVMGLAP
- a CDS encoding ATP-binding protein, yielding MSDNVVPVFEDTTPAPVPSPAVETAAVAAPTAEKPSVPLWVRSARGIRTAATHKSTKTACRATARHGLYVLGGTRIVARRTWEGRTASRYERLLRAAEAAGNMEAAAEWEERGQRFRQERHRRRMDLLTAPMDAAKGIAAGAGIGAGGLLLLGIMLAVANKDWTDIYAPTMAVVELVRWIVFIITVTWGPLVTIGPWAALLGLWAVGKNQQAAPQWALPANVRSGEGEPITPSIVVLALRNLGIAPLRTAIKEMGDAGASMLGPIRIAGCGVEVDVTLPSGVSTNEVQNRRRKLAENLSRHEHEVFITIPQAARTVRLWVADSGALDEPIGPSPLTTDQDLAANYKTGKAPWGQDLRGDAAALSLYQRHLLITGLSNQGKTAALRALALWLALDKTVEFRLADLKGAGDWAMFDGLASVLIQGPTDDHVIQATEMLEGGVSEMERRLLAPPGTVFPPLVLLVDEAQVAFMCPVVDDEKRPYGGSKATSRYFMAARKIHNQGRAVNVTLWQGTQDPTDQNLPKLVREGAHTRASLALGTESQARMALGDKAVDGGAAPNLLRPGLDKGTLVVASDGIEIAAGQASITVRTHYIDTDTAALITARAKAMRDGVTTLHVIEQGEVRDPLADIATVVGDTKRALTQDVLQRLAVLSEDSYGAWTHADLKRVLDGTAAEPYKSDGRMVVGRERIARALANRNTDGSASAS
- a CDS encoding RRQRL motif-containing zinc-binding protein, whose translation is MGALPVYRWRLAPDGYATRRQLRALGLRPGGQDVAAQLERPRRRRGPLIAYLYRIDRAKPVRPMTPARMAALEAAMRARRTCPECRTDAGYCIPRSLGMCVPCSNLFSSRPSRGNETE